A window of Bradyrhizobium sp. AZCC 1610 contains these coding sequences:
- the leuC gene encoding 3-isopropylmalate dehydratase large subunit → MSKPTTLYDKIWNDHLVHEADDGTCLLYIDRHLVHEVTSPQAFEGLRATGRRVRAPEKTLAVVDHNVPTTDRSKPNPDPESTEQIKALAENAKEFGVEYFNEYDKRQGIVHVIGPEQGFTLPGTTIVCGDSHTSTHGAFGALAHGIGTSEVEHVLATQTLIQKKAKNMRAVVDGKLPDGVTGKDIILAIIGEIGTAGGTGYVLEYAGDAIRALSMEGRMTVCNMSIEGGARAGLIAPDEKAFEFLKGRPKSPKGADWDAAMRYWEKLRSDEGAHFDHEIRLDAAKLPPIVTWGTSPEDVVSISGFVPDPDQIADEAKRLSKHRALKYMGLSAGTKITDIKLDRVFIGSCTNGRIEDLRAAAKVAEGKTVNAHVNAMIVPGSGIVKEQAEAEGLDKIFIKAGFEWREPGCSMCLAMNPDKLSPEERCASTSNRNFEGRQGFKGRTHLVSPAMAAAAAIAGHFVDIREWR, encoded by the coding sequence ATGTCCAAACCGACCACGCTGTACGACAAAATCTGGAACGATCATCTGGTGCACGAAGCCGATGACGGCACCTGCCTGCTCTATATCGATCGCCATCTGGTGCACGAGGTGACCTCGCCGCAGGCGTTCGAAGGCCTGCGCGCCACGGGCCGCAGGGTGCGCGCGCCGGAGAAGACGCTGGCCGTGGTCGATCACAACGTGCCGACGACCGATCGCAGCAAGCCCAATCCCGATCCCGAAAGCACCGAGCAGATCAAGGCGCTGGCTGAGAACGCCAAGGAATTCGGCGTCGAATATTTCAACGAATACGACAAGCGCCAGGGCATCGTCCACGTGATCGGCCCGGAGCAGGGCTTTACGCTGCCCGGCACCACCATCGTCTGCGGTGACAGCCACACCTCCACCCATGGCGCGTTCGGGGCGCTGGCGCACGGCATCGGCACATCCGAGGTCGAGCACGTGCTGGCGACGCAGACACTGATCCAGAAGAAGGCCAAGAACATGCGCGCGGTGGTCGACGGCAAATTGCCGGACGGCGTCACCGGCAAGGACATCATCCTGGCGATCATCGGCGAGATCGGCACCGCCGGCGGCACCGGCTATGTGCTGGAATATGCCGGCGACGCCATACGCGCGCTGTCGATGGAAGGCCGCATGACGGTCTGCAACATGTCGATCGAAGGCGGTGCCCGCGCCGGCCTGATCGCGCCGGACGAAAAAGCGTTCGAGTTCCTCAAAGGACGCCCGAAATCGCCGAAGGGCGCCGACTGGGACGCCGCGATGCGCTATTGGGAAAAGCTGCGCTCGGACGAAGGTGCGCATTTCGACCACGAGATCCGGCTGGACGCAGCAAAACTGCCGCCGATCGTCACCTGGGGCACCTCGCCCGAGGACGTGGTGTCGATCTCGGGCTTCGTGCCGGATCCCGACCAGATCGCGGACGAGGCCAAGCGGCTGTCGAAGCACCGCGCGCTGAAGTATATGGGGCTTTCAGCGGGAACGAAGATCACCGACATCAAGCTCGACCGAGTCTTCATCGGCTCCTGCACCAACGGCCGCATCGAGGATCTGCGCGCCGCCGCGAAAGTCGCCGAGGGCAAGACCGTCAACGCCCACGTCAACGCGATGATCGTGCCGGGCTCGGGCATCGTGAAGGAACAGGCCGAAGCCGAAGGTCTCGACAAGATCTTCATCAAGGCCGGCTTCGAATGGCGCGAGCCGGGCTGCTCGATGTGCCTGGCCATGAACCCCGACAAGCTGTCGCCGGAAGAGCGCTGCGCTTCGACCTCGAACCGCAATTTCGAGGGCCGCCAGGGCTTCAAGGGCCGCACCCATCTGGTGTCGCCCGCCATGGCGGCGGCGGCGGCCATCGCCGGGCATTTTGTCGACATCAGGGAGTGGCGTTAA
- the rplS gene encoding 50S ribosomal protein L19 encodes MNLIQQLEKEQFDKLAATKLIPEFGPGDTVIVNVKVVEGERTRVQAYEGVCIGRSGGGLNESFTVRKISYGEGVERVFPVMSPMIDSIKVVRRGKVRRAKLYYLRQLRGKSARIVERQDRPTAVGE; translated from the coding sequence ATGAACCTCATTCAACAGCTCGAAAAAGAGCAATTCGATAAATTGGCGGCGACGAAGTTGATCCCGGAATTCGGGCCCGGCGACACCGTGATCGTCAACGTCAAGGTGGTCGAAGGCGAGCGCACCCGCGTGCAGGCCTATGAAGGCGTCTGCATCGGCCGTTCCGGCGGCGGGCTCAACGAGAGCTTTACCGTACGCAAGATTTCCTACGGCGAAGGCGTCGAGCGCGTGTTCCCGGTGATGTCGCCGATGATCGACTCGATCAAGGTGGTGCGCCGCGGCAAGGTGCGTCGCGCCAAGCTGTATTACCTGCGCCAACTGCGCGGCAAGTCGGCCCGCATCGTCGAGAGGCAGGACCGCCCGACCGCCGTCGGCGAGTAA
- the trmD gene encoding tRNA (guanosine(37)-N1)-methyltransferase TrmD: MTWRTTVLTLFPEMFPGPLGVSLAGKALTSGLWELEARDIRDSATDRHRSVDDTPAGGGPGMVLRADVLAAAIDAAYAGGGRPRLLMSPRGRPLTQSQVKELAAGPGPLIVCGRFEGIDQRVIEARHLEEISIGDYVLSGGEIAAMALIDACVRLLPGVMGKQASGADESFSEGLLEYPQFTRPQEFEGRAIPEILISGDHAKVAAWRKAEAEALTRARRPDLWAARPGQKGTKSTTDG; the protein is encoded by the coding sequence ATGACCTGGCGCACGACCGTCCTGACTCTGTTCCCCGAGATGTTTCCCGGGCCGCTCGGCGTCAGCCTGGCGGGCAAGGCGCTGACATCAGGCCTGTGGGAACTGGAGGCGCGCGACATCAGGGACTCCGCGACCGACCGCCACCGCAGCGTTGATGACACCCCGGCCGGCGGCGGCCCCGGCATGGTGCTGCGGGCCGACGTGCTGGCGGCGGCGATCGATGCCGCATATGCCGGCGGAGGGCGGCCGCGCCTCTTGATGAGCCCGCGGGGTCGGCCATTGACCCAGTCGCAGGTCAAGGAACTTGCGGCCGGGCCCGGCCCCCTGATCGTCTGCGGGCGGTTTGAGGGGATCGATCAGCGGGTCATCGAGGCCCGGCACCTCGAAGAGATATCGATCGGAGACTATGTGTTGTCAGGTGGCGAGATCGCCGCGATGGCCCTGATCGATGCCTGCGTGCGGCTTTTGCCGGGCGTCATGGGCAAACAGGCCTCGGGCGCGGACGAAAGCTTTTCCGAAGGACTACTGGAATACCCCCAATTCACGCGCCCGCAGGAGTTCGAGGGCCGCGCTATCCCCGAAATCCTGATCTCCGGCGATCATGCCAAAGTGGCGGCCTGGCGAAAGGCCGAAGCCGAGGCCCTGACCCGGGCGCGGCGGCCGGATTTATGGGCCGCGAGGCCCGGCCAAAAAGGCACAAAAAGCACGACGGACGGGTGA
- the rimM gene encoding ribosome maturation factor RimM (Essential for efficient processing of 16S rRNA), which translates to MAAPICVARIGAAHGVRGAVKLWTFTEDPLAVKHYGPLMTKDGARQFEVTHVREAKDHLVATLKGIATREDAERLNGIELYIAREKLPETDEDEYYHADLIGLAAVNAANEPLGRVTAIHNFGAGDIIEIAPPQGPTMLLPFTNAVVPTVDLAGGRVVIELPQEIEGDDATTP; encoded by the coding sequence GTGGCAGCACCGATTTGTGTCGCCCGCATCGGCGCTGCGCATGGCGTGCGCGGCGCGGTGAAACTGTGGACGTTCACCGAAGATCCGCTGGCCGTAAAGCACTACGGTCCGCTGATGACCAAGGACGGCGCGCGCCAGTTCGAGGTGACGCACGTCCGCGAGGCCAAGGACCATCTGGTGGCGACGCTGAAGGGCATCGCCACCCGCGAGGACGCCGAACGGCTCAACGGCATCGAGCTCTACATCGCGCGCGAAAAACTGCCCGAGACCGATGAGGACGAATATTACCACGCCGACCTGATCGGGCTTGCCGCCGTCAACGCCGCCAACGAGCCGCTTGGCCGCGTCACTGCGATCCATAATTTCGGCGCCGGCGACATCATCGAGATCGCGCCGCCGCAAGGCCCGACCATGCTGCTGCCGTTCACCAATGCGGTGGTGCCGACGGTCGATCTCGCCGGCGGTCGCGTGGTGATCGAACTGCCGCAGGAAATCGAAGGCGATGACGCCACCACCCCCTGA
- the rpsP gene encoding 30S ribosomal protein S16: MSVVIRLARAGTKKRPVYHVVVADSRFPRDGRFIERLGHFNPLLPKDNESRLKLDMDKVKAWLAKGAQPSDRVTRFLDAAGIVKRPARSNPEKAVPRKERKARAEAAAKA; the protein is encoded by the coding sequence ATGTCAGTCGTTATCCGCCTCGCTCGCGCAGGCACCAAGAAGCGTCCGGTCTATCACGTCGTCGTCGCCGACTCGCGCTTTCCCCGCGATGGCCGCTTCATCGAGCGTCTCGGCCATTTCAATCCGCTGCTGCCGAAGGACAATGAGTCGCGGCTGAAGCTCGACATGGACAAGGTCAAGGCCTGGCTCGCCAAGGGCGCGCAGCCGTCGGACCGCGTGACGCGCTTCCTGGATGCCGCCGGCATCGTCAAGCGTCCCGCCCGCAGCAACCCGGAAAAGGCCGTGCCGCGCAAGGAGCGCAAGGCGCGCGCCGAAGCCGCCGCGAAGGCGTAA
- the ffh gene encoding signal recognition particle protein, with protein sequence MFDNLSEKLGGILDRLTGRGSLSEADVDAAMREVRRALLEADVSLDVVRSFIERVREQAVGATVVKSVTPGQMVVKIVHDELVATLGADGQTIDLNAVPPVAIMMVGLQGSGKTTTTAKLARRMTQRDKRKVLMASLDIYRPAAMEQLAVLGRDLDIPTLPIVAGQKPAQIAKRALEAGKLGGYDVVLLDTAGRTTLDEEMMSEAAEIKTAANPHEVLLVADSLTGQDAVNLARAFDQRVGLTGIVLTRVDGDGRGGAALSMRAVTGKPIKLIGTGEKTDALEDFHPSRIAGRILGMGDVVSLVERAAANIDAEKAARTAERMRKGQFDLTDMREQLLQMANMGGISGLMGMMPGVAKMKNQIANAGIDDKIIKRQVAIIDSMTRQERKSPDILKASRKKRVAAGAGLEVQEVNKLLKMHRNMADMMKAMGSGKRGPMAGIAQAMGFGGGMKPPSPEEMKALADKMQGGAEGGLPSLPKDLPVGLRQGLPNVPGLTGLSGKPTLPGLGGFPGKKK encoded by the coding sequence TTGTTCGACAATCTGTCGGAAAAGCTTGGTGGGATACTCGATCGGCTGACGGGCCGCGGTTCGCTGTCGGAGGCCGATGTCGATGCCGCGATGCGCGAGGTGCGCCGCGCGCTGCTGGAAGCCGACGTCTCGCTCGACGTGGTCAGAAGCTTCATCGAGCGCGTCCGCGAGCAGGCGGTCGGCGCCACCGTCGTCAAGTCGGTCACCCCCGGCCAGATGGTGGTCAAGATCGTCCATGACGAACTGGTCGCCACGCTTGGCGCCGACGGCCAGACCATCGATCTCAATGCGGTGCCGCCAGTTGCGATCATGATGGTCGGTCTGCAAGGCTCCGGCAAAACCACCACCACCGCAAAGCTCGCCCGCCGCATGACCCAGCGCGACAAGCGCAAGGTGCTGATGGCCTCGCTCGACATCTACCGCCCGGCGGCGATGGAGCAATTGGCCGTGCTCGGCCGCGACCTCGACATCCCGACGCTGCCGATCGTGGCTGGGCAAAAGCCGGCGCAGATCGCGAAGCGCGCGCTGGAAGCCGGCAAGCTCGGCGGCTACGACGTGGTGCTGCTCGACACCGCCGGCCGCACCACGCTCGACGAAGAAATGATGAGCGAGGCGGCCGAGATCAAAACCGCGGCCAATCCGCATGAAGTGCTGCTGGTTGCAGACTCGCTGACCGGTCAAGACGCGGTCAATCTCGCGCGCGCCTTCGACCAGCGCGTCGGCCTCACCGGCATCGTGCTGACGCGGGTGGACGGCGACGGCCGCGGCGGCGCGGCGCTATCGATGCGCGCGGTGACCGGCAAGCCGATCAAGCTGATCGGCACCGGCGAAAAGACCGATGCGCTGGAAGATTTTCACCCGAGCCGGATCGCCGGCCGCATCCTCGGTATGGGCGACGTGGTGTCGCTGGTCGAGCGGGCAGCGGCGAATATCGACGCGGAAAAAGCCGCGCGCACCGCCGAGCGGATGCGCAAGGGCCAGTTCGACCTCACGGATATGCGCGAGCAATTGCTGCAGATGGCGAATATGGGCGGCATCAGCGGGTTGATGGGCATGATGCCCGGTGTTGCCAAGATGAAGAACCAGATCGCGAATGCCGGGATCGACGACAAGATCATCAAGCGCCAGGTCGCGATCATCGATTCGATGACGCGGCAGGAGCGCAAGAGTCCCGACATTCTCAAGGCCAGCCGCAAGAAGCGCGTCGCCGCCGGCGCCGGCCTGGAGGTTCAGGAAGTCAACAAGCTCTTGAAGATGCACCGGAACATGGCCGACATGATGAAGGCCATGGGCTCGGGCAAGCGCGGCCCGATGGCCGGCATCGCGCAGGCGATGGGCTTTGGCGGCGGCATGAAGCCGCCCTCGCCGGAAGAAATGAAGGCGCTGGCGGACAAGATGCAGGGCGGTGCCGAAGGCGGCCTGCCGAGTTTGCCGAAGGATCTTCCGGTCGGCCTGCGCCAGGGCCTGCCGAACGTGCCGGGCCTTACGGGCCTCAGCGGCAAGCCGACCTTGCCCGGCCTCGGCGGCTTTCCGGGGAAGAAGAAATGA
- a CDS encoding MBL fold metallo-hydrolase: MPITRRHVFGVFAGAAAAVGVPSIWISNMKTYDGPVSDHFDGTRFFDPDGVPPKSLAEVLRWQFGTDRKRASWPDWVPNAHSDTPPARVSGDKVRLSFVGHVTWLIQTRDLNILVDPVWSMRASPVSFAGPQRHNDPGIAFDALPKIDVVLVSHGHYDHLDIATLSKLTEKFSPRVITPLGNDVTMRDADAAIKAEGFDWQDRVELGNGTAVTLVPTQHWSARGLSDRNKALWASFVLETPAGKIYIVCDSGYGEGKHFRRVAEKHGPLRLAILPIGAYEPRWFMKDQHMNPSDAVKALADCGAGQALAHHHGTFQLTDEAIDAPVNALADALKEAKIAPERFAALKPGQVCEI, from the coding sequence GTGCCTATCACCCGTCGCCATGTTTTTGGAGTATTCGCCGGCGCCGCCGCGGCTGTCGGTGTGCCCTCGATCTGGATCAGCAATATGAAAACCTATGACGGCCCCGTCTCCGATCATTTCGACGGCACACGCTTCTTCGATCCCGACGGGGTGCCGCCAAAATCATTGGCGGAGGTACTGCGTTGGCAGTTCGGCACCGACCGCAAGCGTGCGAGCTGGCCGGATTGGGTGCCGAACGCCCACAGCGATACGCCGCCGGCCCGCGTCAGCGGTGACAAGGTGCGGCTGTCGTTTGTCGGCCACGTCACCTGGCTGATCCAGACCCGGGATCTCAACATTCTCGTCGATCCCGTGTGGTCGATGCGCGCTTCGCCCGTCTCCTTCGCCGGGCCGCAGCGGCACAACGATCCCGGCATCGCCTTCGACGCACTGCCCAAGATCGATGTCGTGCTGGTGTCGCACGGCCATTACGATCATCTCGACATCGCGACGCTGTCGAAGCTTACGGAAAAGTTCTCGCCGAGGGTGATCACGCCGCTCGGCAACGACGTCACCATGCGCGATGCGGATGCGGCGATAAAGGCCGAAGGGTTCGACTGGCAGGACCGTGTCGAACTCGGCAACGGCACCGCGGTGACGCTGGTGCCGACGCAGCACTGGTCGGCGCGCGGGCTGTCCGACCGCAACAAGGCGCTGTGGGCGAGCTTTGTCTTGGAGACGCCGGCGGGGAAAATCTACATCGTCTGCGATTCCGGCTACGGCGAGGGCAAGCATTTCCGCCGCGTGGCCGAGAAGCACGGGCCGCTGCGGCTGGCGATCCTCCCCATTGGCGCCTATGAGCCGCGCTGGTTCATGAAGGACCAGCACATGAATCCGTCTGATGCCGTGAAGGCGCTGGCCGATTGCGGCGCCGGGCAAGCGCTGGCGCATCACCACGGCACGTTCCAGCTGACGGATGAGGCGATCGACGCGCCGGTCAATGCGCTAGCCGATGCGCTCAAGGAAGCGAAAATAGCGCCCGAGCGGTTCGCGGCGCTCAAGCCGGGGCAGGTTTGCGAGATCTAA
- a CDS encoding IS4 family transposase, whose protein sequence is MLCTRSVCLRQMAQGDWAANMAFWRFVNNPQVTIDKLIEGWSLQTSIAVSGRHVLSIQDTSEIKFHTCPGHRRGLGKVGKGNARGVLLHAMMAVDADSGVCLGLTGGEVWTRKRKAKIAHEKRALADKESARWVTTAEQGRDVLAAARMITVVNDREGDFFAHWALTPADNVHLLSRAMHDHALVDGGTLYQAVERARFCDKAVIDLPKRMDRRGRQAHLSMRFGTVVLKRPPRPGVKDLPEGVKVSFVEVVELRPPKGAKPIHWLLLTTHPIAAAADAWRIVSWYKQRWIIEQLFRSLKSQGLRIEDSQLDSAEGLIKLAAIATRVACIVIQLVQARNGGEELPADFAFTPDEIEALKAINKTLKGRTELQKNHHRPNTIAWAAWIIAKLGGWTGYASHRPPGPITFHIGMARFQILVYGPANV, encoded by the coding sequence ATGCTTTGCACGCGCAGCGTCTGTTTGCGCCAGATGGCGCAGGGCGACTGGGCTGCGAACATGGCGTTCTGGCGGTTTGTGAACAATCCACAGGTCACGATCGACAAGCTGATTGAAGGCTGGAGCCTGCAGACGTCGATCGCGGTCAGCGGGCGTCATGTGCTGTCAATCCAGGATACCAGCGAGATTAAGTTCCACACCTGTCCTGGACATCGGCGCGGCTTGGGCAAGGTCGGCAAAGGCAATGCTCGCGGCGTGTTGCTGCATGCCATGATGGCGGTCGATGCCGACAGCGGGGTCTGTCTCGGGCTCACCGGCGGTGAGGTGTGGACGCGCAAGCGCAAGGCCAAGATCGCTCACGAGAAGCGCGCCTTGGCCGACAAGGAGTCGGCGCGCTGGGTGACGACCGCTGAGCAAGGCCGCGATGTTCTGGCCGCTGCTCGTATGATCACCGTTGTCAACGACCGCGAGGGGGATTTCTTTGCTCACTGGGCGCTGACACCCGCTGACAATGTCCACCTCCTGTCGCGCGCCATGCACGACCATGCGCTGGTCGACGGCGGCACGCTTTATCAGGCAGTCGAACGGGCCCGCTTCTGCGACAAGGCGGTGATCGATCTGCCAAAGCGAATGGATCGCCGCGGTCGCCAGGCCCACCTCTCCATGCGCTTCGGAACCGTTGTGCTCAAACGGCCGCCGCGCCCCGGCGTGAAAGACCTGCCGGAGGGCGTCAAAGTCAGCTTCGTGGAAGTCGTCGAGTTGCGCCCCCCGAAGGGCGCCAAGCCCATTCATTGGTTGCTCTTGACCACGCATCCGATTGCCGCTGCCGCCGATGCCTGGCGGATCGTCTCCTGGTACAAGCAGCGCTGGATCATCGAACAGCTCTTTCGCTCGCTGAAGAGCCAGGGTCTGCGCATCGAGGATAGTCAGCTCGACAGCGCTGAAGGCCTGATCAAACTCGCGGCGATCGCTACCAGAGTGGCATGTATCGTCATCCAGCTGGTTCAAGCCCGCAATGGCGGCGAAGAATTGCCGGCAGATTTTGCGTTCACACCGGACGAGATCGAAGCGCTCAAGGCCATCAACAAAACCCTGAAAGGCCGGACCGAGCTTCAGAAGAACCACCATCGCCCCAACACTATCGCCTGGGCCGCATGGATCATCGCAAAGCTCGGCGGATGGACCGGCTACGCCTCGCATCGCCCACCTGGACCAATCACCTTCCACATCGGAATGGCTCGCTTCCAAATCCTCGTATATGGCCCGGCAAACGTGTAG
- a CDS encoding SIMPL domain-containing protein, translating to MKCPLVLAVAATLLAAPALAQTMPPPAISVTGEANVSVAPDQAQIDGGVTSDAKTAREASDTNNAAMGKVLLALKGAGIEEKDYQTSRLSLQPQFATSSKASERAAGIVSFRASNRVTVKIRDVTKVANVIDVLAGAGANEIGGINFTVTQASKHLDEAREKAIADARRKAEIYAKAAGVTLGEPISISEEGAPVPLHRGKVASPMAAGAPVAQGEETLSVTVNVSWAIKPAQ from the coding sequence ATGAAATGTCCGCTCGTCCTTGCCGTTGCCGCCACGCTGCTCGCCGCACCCGCGCTGGCGCAGACCATGCCGCCGCCTGCGATTTCCGTGACCGGCGAAGCGAACGTGTCGGTGGCGCCCGATCAGGCCCAGATCGACGGCGGTGTGACGTCGGACGCCAAGACCGCGCGCGAGGCGTCGGACACCAATAACGCGGCGATGGGCAAGGTACTTCTGGCGCTGAAGGGCGCCGGCATCGAGGAAAAGGACTACCAGACCTCGCGGCTGTCGCTGCAGCCGCAATTTGCGACGTCGTCCAAAGCCTCGGAGCGCGCAGCAGGCATCGTCAGTTTCCGCGCCAGCAACCGTGTCACGGTCAAGATCCGCGATGTGACCAAGGTCGCGAACGTGATCGACGTGCTGGCGGGCGCCGGCGCCAACGAGATCGGCGGCATCAATTTCACAGTAACGCAGGCCTCGAAGCATCTGGACGAGGCCCGCGAAAAGGCGATCGCGGACGCCCGCCGCAAGGCCGAGATCTACGCCAAGGCCGCCGGCGTGACGCTCGGCGAGCCCATCAGCATTTCCGAGGAAGGCGCGCCCGTGCCGCTACATCGCGGCAAGGTGGCTTCCCCCATGGCCGCTGGCGCACCGGTCGCGCAAGGCGAAGAGACGCTTTCGGTGACGGTGAACGTATCCTGGGCGATCAAGCCGGCGCAGTAA
- a CDS encoding GyrI-like domain-containing protein, with protein MNRISTFRAAMVALSMVAFGGAALAQSPAPSAPPAASPSAAPSPAPSAVPVPPPAETKSPADAPTAEKAPAPAPPPPAANVQNADPFGEEFALEPRKVVVMKGTANWDAAFDTLIEAFKALTTLLDKQGIKATGNSMIVYTSTDDTGFTFLAQIPVDQDVKNLTKDISMGKSPEGKALKFVHRGSYDNMDNTYEAITNHLDDKKLEAKDTFIEEYITDPLKTAEDKLVINVYVPLR; from the coding sequence ATGAACCGTATCAGCACTTTCCGTGCGGCCATGGTCGCGCTCTCCATGGTTGCGTTTGGCGGGGCCGCGCTGGCGCAATCGCCGGCGCCCTCAGCCCCTCCAGCCGCGAGCCCGTCGGCTGCGCCCAGCCCGGCCCCGTCGGCGGTACCGGTCCCGCCGCCGGCCGAAACCAAGTCGCCCGCGGACGCCCCCACGGCGGAAAAAGCCCCGGCGCCCGCGCCGCCTCCGCCCGCCGCCAATGTTCAGAACGCCGACCCGTTCGGCGAGGAGTTCGCGCTCGAGCCCAGGAAAGTGGTTGTCATGAAGGGCACCGCGAATTGGGATGCGGCGTTCGATACCCTGATCGAGGCGTTCAAGGCGCTGACCACCCTGCTCGACAAGCAGGGCATCAAGGCCACGGGCAATTCGATGATCGTCTACACCTCGACCGACGATACCGGCTTTACATTCCTGGCCCAGATTCCGGTCGATCAGGACGTCAAGAACCTGACCAAGGACATTAGCATGGGCAAGTCGCCCGAGGGCAAGGCGCTGAAGTTCGTCCATCGCGGCTCCTACGACAACATGGACAACACCTATGAGGCGATCACCAACCACCTCGACGACAAGAAGCTCGAAGCGAAAGACACCTTCATCGAAGAATACATCACCGATCCCCTGAAGACGGCGGAAGACAAGCTGGTCATCAACGTCTACGTGCCGCTGAGGTGA
- the dapF gene encoding diaminopimelate epimerase has translation MSALANHAFAKMSGIGNEIVVVDLRDSKAGSKAAVTAEEARAVASPAGVPYDQLMVLQPPRLQGTEAFIRIYNNDGSEAGACGNGMRCVVRRLFEKTGQTAVTFETRAGLLNCWQGPAPDLYTVDMGAPKFDWQDIPLAEEFRDTRYIELQVGPIDAPVLHSPSVVSMGNPHAIFWVDDVNAYDLERFGPLLENHPIFPDRANITLAHIVDRDHITIRTWERGAGLTRACGSAACATAVAAARLKRADRSVEITLPGGKLGIEWRERDDHVLMTGTADFEYEGRFDPALFASVA, from the coding sequence ATGAGCGCGCTGGCCAACCACGCATTTGCCAAGATGAGCGGCATCGGCAACGAAATCGTTGTGGTGGATTTGCGCGATTCCAAAGCTGGTTCAAAGGCCGCCGTGACGGCCGAGGAGGCGCGGGCGGTCGCCTCGCCTGCGGGCGTGCCCTATGACCAGTTGATGGTATTGCAGCCGCCACGGCTGCAGGGCACCGAGGCCTTCATCCGCATCTACAACAATGACGGCTCGGAAGCCGGCGCCTGCGGCAACGGCATGCGCTGCGTGGTGCGCCGCCTGTTCGAGAAGACCGGCCAAACCGCCGTGACCTTCGAGACCCGCGCGGGGCTATTGAACTGCTGGCAGGGCCCGGCGCCCGATCTCTATACGGTCGACATGGGCGCGCCGAAGTTCGACTGGCAGGATATTCCGCTCGCCGAAGAGTTTCGCGACACCCGCTATATCGAACTGCAGGTCGGGCCGATCGACGCGCCGGTGCTGCATTCGCCCTCGGTTGTCTCGATGGGCAATCCGCACGCGATCTTCTGGGTCGATGACGTCAACGCCTACGATCTCGAACGATTCGGGCCGCTGCTGGAGAACCACCCGATTTTCCCGGACCGCGCCAACATCACGCTCGCGCATATTGTCGATCGCGATCACATCACGATCCGTACCTGGGAACGCGGCGCCGGATTGACCAGGGCCTGCGGCTCGGCCGCGTGTGCGACCGCGGTCGCGGCGGCGCGGCTGAAGCGTGCCGATCGCTCGGTCGAGATCACGCTGCCCGGCGGCAAGCTTGGGATCGAATGGCGCGAGCGCGATGACCATGTGCTGATGACCGGCACCGCCGATTTCGAATATGAAGGGCGATTCGACCCGGCGCTGTTCGCCAGCGTCGCCTGA